Proteins co-encoded in one Acidobacteriota bacterium genomic window:
- a CDS encoding nuclear transport factor 2 family protein: protein METDDQNLGSDATAKQDEKAILEVIEQFAEGIRKLDPHLVSSVFHPKALSFSITPRGICIEPVEAWPEILRKAREDSDHLFREKFSVQTLNIDIAGTAASAKVEWEFESSKIIDFYNLLEMESGWLITNQVYDTSPLSKVD from the coding sequence ATGGAAACAGATGATCAGAACCTCGGTTCAGATGCGACTGCTAAGCAGGACGAGAAGGCAATTCTGGAGGTGATAGAGCAGTTCGCCGAAGGAATTCGCAAACTGGATCCACACCTGGTTTCCTCGGTATTTCATCCTAAAGCTCTGTCGTTCAGCATTACCCCCCGTGGTATTTGCATAGAACCCGTGGAAGCTTGGCCGGAGATACTCAGGAAGGCAAGGGAAGATAGCGATCACCTTTTCCGAGAGAAGTTCTCAGTCCAGACTCTGAATATCGATATAGCCGGCACCGCGGCGAGCGCCAAGGTTGAGTGGGAATTCGAGAGCTCCAAGATTATAGACTTCTACAATCTTCTTGAAATGGAAAGCGGCTGGTTAATAACAAATCAGGTTTACGACACTTCTCCCCTGAGTAAAGTAGACTGA
- a CDS encoding phosphotransferase, which translates to MPDLEIEQFEVNNDGLINDVVIVNGKYVFRFAKTKEYAETLIVETRILDLIRSKVGVNVPAPEYHDTDCMVYPFIDGEPLLLEKIRALDGSAQVHLAEALGTFLFNLHAVDVSQVEPELPATLAPITRDRWLKIYSKVKETVYPLLWKHQVRWAEGVFDCVLDNESFFEYKPALIHGDLRQYHVLTDRKGCQITGVIDFGVAGIGDPASDFGTLINTYGESFVVKMKNTYPDLEEFMPRARFYAQALELQWAWLGLEFKENFWFIAHLGCARDIRT; encoded by the coding sequence ATGCCGGACCTGGAGATAGAACAGTTCGAGGTGAACAACGATGGGTTGATAAACGATGTTGTGATCGTTAACGGGAAGTACGTTTTTCGGTTTGCGAAGACGAAGGAATATGCCGAGACTCTGATTGTAGAAACGAGAATCCTCGACCTTATTCGATCCAAGGTTGGTGTGAACGTTCCGGCGCCAGAGTACCATGATACAGACTGTATGGTGTATCCATTCATTGATGGTGAACCCTTGCTCCTTGAGAAAATCAGGGCATTGGATGGTAGCGCTCAGGTTCATTTGGCCGAGGCGCTGGGAACGTTCCTTTTCAACCTGCATGCTGTAGATGTATCTCAGGTTGAACCAGAGTTGCCTGCCACCTTGGCGCCGATCACACGTGACCGGTGGCTGAAGATCTACAGCAAAGTAAAAGAAACAGTCTATCCACTGCTATGGAAGCATCAGGTGCGATGGGCTGAGGGTGTGTTCGATTGCGTGCTCGATAACGAGAGTTTCTTTGAGTACAAGCCGGCTCTGATTCACGGTGACCTCAGACAGTATCATGTTCTTACGGACCGCAAAGGCTGCCAGATAACAGGCGTGATTGACTTCGGCGTGGCTGGAATTGGAGACCCGGCTTCAGACTTCGGAACCCTGATAAACACCTATGGCGAGAGTTTCGTAGTCAAGATGAAGAACACCTATCCTGATCTGGAAGAGTTCATGCCGCGTGCGAGATTCTACGCTCAAGCGCTCGAGCTACAGTGGGCCTGGTTGGGTCTCGAGTTCAAAGAGAACTTCTGGTTCATAGCGCACTTAGGTTGCGCAAGAGACATTCGTACCTAG
- a CDS encoding glucodextranase DOMON-like domain-containing protein: MKSKSVRTITRSILPCAFILAGPLLSCTTEPTAQQVQEWLVEYRQAIIAADTTSIRRLCSPVSTAQHGFWESMHIVIGNIGTLDEFRDFAQRYTPSVTEIESRGTYTIVYFDWMPLQGDPDTSASPIPMHYYFVHEGDQLVLINPIDILTQDWLHHEGDVCTFHYSPQAADGDEVSAMQRMDSLCSDLVKLFHAPDDFRTDVYVTPSGPECGELLLYPPAGAYACMQRNLVVTTSFINPHELVHLLSTGGKRGLFINAAFGEGLCVALGGTYFSRPEFAVAQARNIAASDKYIPISELLFLDDSSFLSNSQVCYQETGSFVKFLIDKYGLPMLKSLQECNEQTGDLGTCIGSTYSATVEKLEKQWYHFNDSASIPVVVSGDIPGTAELVASVIDPTGDDHGGGDYYYPTDSRFGDGCLDITRFEVRVDKETVYFQVEFRDLGKPVLDDSNGHTAVPGLTVGMKRGDGHLQRQYSGVRFADSSGIDLRLDIGLGIVVCDSYGQAVFSSGTIRDIISDYTDNTLTFGLPVELVGNPKADWGFFAGSMLVTDYGFGFLRSFPCPVESQPSAFRVGGASSPHASPFVDLVLPTGVEQIDLFKEYDPQRGKPLIVPLVSSVTR, from the coding sequence GTGAAATCCAAGTCTGTCCGTACAATCACAAGAAGCATACTACCCTGTGCCTTCATTCTTGCTGGTCCGTTGCTATCCTGTACGACTGAACCAACGGCGCAGCAGGTGCAGGAATGGTTGGTTGAATACCGTCAGGCGATTATCGCGGCTGACACGACCTCTATCCGCCGGCTATGCAGCCCTGTTTCAACCGCGCAGCACGGTTTTTGGGAATCTATGCACATTGTCATCGGTAATATCGGGACTTTGGATGAGTTTCGTGACTTCGCTCAGAGGTACACTCCTTCCGTAACCGAAATCGAATCACGAGGGACGTACACTATCGTGTATTTCGATTGGATGCCTTTGCAGGGTGATCCTGATACATCCGCAAGTCCTATCCCGATGCACTATTATTTTGTACATGAGGGCGATCAACTCGTCCTGATCAATCCCATAGATATCCTGACACAGGATTGGCTGCACCACGAAGGTGACGTTTGTACTTTTCACTATTCTCCCCAAGCGGCTGACGGCGACGAGGTCTCGGCCATGCAAAGAATGGATTCACTGTGCAGCGACCTGGTGAAGCTGTTCCATGCGCCGGATGATTTCAGGACCGACGTTTATGTCACACCTTCAGGCCCAGAGTGCGGCGAACTGCTTCTTTACCCACCTGCCGGCGCATACGCTTGTATGCAACGAAATCTTGTGGTCACAACGTCGTTTATCAATCCGCATGAGCTGGTTCATTTACTCTCGACCGGAGGAAAGCGCGGGTTATTCATCAATGCCGCCTTTGGGGAAGGGCTTTGTGTGGCCCTCGGTGGAACATATTTTTCTCGACCCGAATTCGCCGTCGCCCAGGCAAGGAACATTGCCGCCAGTGACAAGTATATTCCGATTAGCGAGCTGCTGTTTCTTGACGATTCTTCGTTTCTGTCGAACAGCCAGGTCTGTTATCAGGAGACGGGTTCGTTTGTGAAGTTCCTTATCGATAAATATGGGCTGCCTATGCTGAAGAGCTTACAGGAATGCAATGAGCAAACGGGAGACCTGGGGACCTGTATTGGATCGACGTATTCCGCGACTGTTGAAAAGCTTGAAAAACAATGGTATCATTTTAACGATAGTGCGAGTATCCCTGTTGTGGTTTCGGGCGACATTCCAGGTACCGCTGAACTTGTTGCTTCAGTTATAGACCCAACGGGTGACGATCACGGCGGCGGGGATTATTACTATCCGACAGATAGTCGGTTCGGCGACGGCTGTCTGGATATTACTCGATTTGAGGTCCGGGTAGATAAGGAGACGGTTTATTTTCAGGTTGAATTCAGAGACCTGGGAAAACCGGTGCTTGACGATTCTAATGGTCACACTGCGGTCCCGGGATTAACCGTTGGTATGAAACGAGGTGATGGTCATCTTCAGAGACAATACTCCGGAGTTCGCTTTGCGGACAGCAGTGGTATTGACTTGCGTCTGGATATAGGCCTGGGGATTGTAGTATGCGACAGCTATGGACAGGCAGTCTTCTCCTCGGGCACAATCCGGGACATCATTTCCGACTACACGGACAACACTTTGACTTTTGGTCTTCCTGTCGAATTAGTTGGAAACCCGAAGGCCGATTGGGGATTTTTCGCAGGTTCGATGCTCGTGACGGATTACGGTTTCGGGTTCCTGCGCAGCTTTCCATGCCCGGTCGAATCGCAGCCATCCGCATTCCGAGTCGGAGGGGCAAGCTCGCCACATGCAAGTCCATTTGTTGATTTGGTGTTACCCACGGGCGTCGAACAGATTGATTTATTCAAGGAGTACGACCCGCAAAGGGGCAAACCATTGATTGTACCGCTGGTCAGTAGTGTCACCAGATAG
- a CDS encoding protein kinase, which produces MAADELHDDRTRSFIALTSGAVVSHYKIIEKIGAGGMGEVYLAEDTRLKRQVALKFLQAQFAANQEMKARFTREAQAAATLKHPNIVTIYEVSEYQGRPFFAMECCEGQSLRDMIKQQKLTLSQIADLALQICEGLQEAHEAGIVHRDVKPSNIILDKKGRPKLVDFGLATIQGGEKLTRSGSTLGTIGYMSPEQIQVKKIDERSDLFTFGVVLYEMITGRLLFKGDTEAGILHSVLNDIPEPLARYKSGVSAELQQIVSKLLEKDPALRYQTAAGVISDLKRLSVPGKPIEKRKAGFWMGASVVVAIVAIAVIITTLWLDKRTNRKTENIMLAVLPFENLGDPEDEYFADGITDEITSRLGMVHRLGVISRTSAMRYKNTDKTIPQIGAELGVEYVLEGTIFWDKSSDTDRVRIIPQLIDVKNDVHVWSDKIERPLTALFAVQAGIATYVAKALDITLLESERQAVEERLTESTEAYDYYLLGLKYIDRSFSRGDVDVALELFEKAVEIDSNFALAYARLSKALSLVYWLHDADAQIQERAKLALDRAVELSPDDPMIHEALANYYYRCHRDYERALEELALAQLRLPNNFEILGTIGYIKRRQGRWQESVEYQEKSLALNPRSPRYAWDIGETYMCMRDYELANEWFDRAITLDPHWPSAHNAKAFVHLLRKGDYAAASSVLESASRTIDTEKLVYLWASPDIFSRRYQAALDRLPSDGFWSTRGLIYYLMGDTSRSAVCYDKVRLALEQQTSIGRAYDGLREASLGVVYAYLGRAEDALRLGRKAMDLLPLSVDAHQGSRIVLRMAWIHLALGDYDSAIDLLDQSLSIPSELSVAYLRGHPLYDPLRDHPRFQALIEKYEKEHGT; this is translated from the coding sequence ATGGCAGCAGATGAGTTACATGATGATCGGACACGGTCATTCATTGCCCTGACCTCGGGCGCCGTGGTTTCGCATTACAAGATCATCGAGAAGATCGGTGCCGGTGGAATGGGTGAGGTCTATCTGGCTGAGGATACTAGGCTCAAGCGTCAGGTTGCGTTGAAGTTTCTTCAGGCCCAGTTTGCCGCTAATCAGGAAATGAAAGCTCGCTTTACCCGTGAGGCACAAGCCGCCGCAACTCTCAAGCATCCCAATATAGTCACTATCTACGAAGTCAGTGAGTATCAGGGACGGCCGTTCTTTGCCATGGAGTGTTGTGAAGGTCAGTCGCTTCGCGACATGATCAAGCAACAGAAGCTGACGCTGTCCCAGATTGCTGATCTGGCTCTACAGATCTGTGAGGGTTTGCAGGAAGCGCATGAGGCCGGTATCGTTCACCGTGATGTCAAACCATCCAATATCATTCTGGATAAGAAAGGTCGACCGAAGCTGGTCGACTTTGGTTTGGCCACGATCCAGGGAGGCGAGAAACTCACCAGGAGTGGCTCAACTCTCGGTACGATTGGGTATATGTCTCCAGAGCAGATCCAGGTCAAGAAGATTGATGAGCGTTCGGATTTGTTTACGTTTGGCGTTGTACTGTACGAAATGATCACCGGCCGTTTGCTATTCAAGGGAGATACAGAGGCGGGGATCTTGCACTCGGTGCTGAATGACATTCCGGAGCCTCTGGCGCGATACAAGAGCGGCGTGTCAGCCGAACTGCAACAGATTGTATCCAAGCTCCTCGAAAAAGATCCTGCGCTTCGCTATCAGACTGCTGCCGGTGTGATAAGCGATCTCAAGCGTCTTTCCGTCCCCGGCAAGCCGATCGAGAAACGCAAGGCGGGTTTTTGGATGGGCGCATCCGTGGTCGTCGCGATTGTAGCCATCGCCGTGATCATTACCACACTTTGGTTGGATAAGCGAACAAACAGAAAAACAGAAAACATCATGTTGGCGGTATTGCCATTCGAGAATCTGGGTGATCCAGAGGACGAGTACTTCGCGGATGGTATAACCGATGAAATCACGTCGCGCCTGGGCATGGTTCATCGCCTCGGTGTCATTTCCCGCACCAGCGCAATGCGATATAAGAACACTGACAAGACGATTCCCCAGATCGGCGCCGAGCTTGGTGTTGAGTATGTGCTGGAAGGAACAATTTTCTGGGACAAGTCGAGCGACACTGACAGGGTACGGATAATTCCGCAGCTAATCGATGTGAAGAACGATGTTCACGTATGGTCCGACAAGATCGAGCGTCCACTAACGGCGTTATTTGCCGTACAGGCAGGAATCGCGACGTATGTGGCGAAGGCGCTGGATATTACGTTACTTGAATCAGAGCGTCAGGCAGTCGAAGAGCGGTTGACTGAAAGCACAGAAGCGTACGACTATTATCTGCTCGGGCTGAAATACATAGACCGAAGTTTCAGTCGCGGCGATGTTGACGTTGCGCTCGAGTTGTTCGAGAAGGCGGTCGAGATTGATTCCAATTTCGCGTTAGCTTATGCCCGGCTGTCGAAAGCTCTCAGTTTGGTCTATTGGCTTCATGACGCGGATGCGCAGATTCAGGAAAGGGCCAAGCTGGCGCTCGACCGAGCTGTGGAACTATCTCCGGATGACCCCATGATTCACGAGGCCCTGGCCAATTACTATTACCGTTGCCATCGTGACTACGAACGCGCGCTGGAGGAACTCGCTCTGGCACAGTTGCGGTTGCCCAATAACTTCGAGATTTTGGGCACAATTGGTTACATTAAGCGTCGCCAGGGAAGGTGGCAAGAGTCAGTGGAGTACCAGGAGAAGTCGTTGGCACTTAATCCTCGCTCGCCCAGATACGCCTGGGACATCGGAGAAACCTATATGTGCATGAGGGATTATGAACTCGCCAATGAGTGGTTTGATCGCGCAATTACTCTGGATCCGCACTGGCCCAGCGCCCATAACGCCAAAGCTTTTGTCCACCTTCTGCGCAAGGGGGATTATGCGGCGGCAAGTAGTGTTCTTGAGTCTGCCAGCAGGACCATTGATACTGAGAAACTTGTATACCTGTGGGCATCGCCTGATATTTTTTCCCGCAGATACCAAGCCGCCCTTGATCGTTTACCATCGGATGGCTTTTGGTCAACCCGAGGTCTGATCTACTACCTTATGGGCGACACCAGCAGGAGTGCTGTCTGCTATGATAAGGTGCGCCTGGCCTTGGAGCAGCAAACATCCATCGGTCGTGCCTACGATGGTCTCCGCGAGGCATCGCTCGGTGTAGTCTATGCCTACCTCGGTCGTGCGGAAGATGCGCTCAGGTTGGGAAGAAAAGCTATGGACTTGCTTCCGCTATCAGTTGATGCTCACCAGGGTTCTCGAATAGTGTTGCGGATGGCGTGGATTCATCTGGCACTTGGCGATTATGACAGCGCGATCGATCTTCTCGATCAGTCACTGTCGATCCCATCAGAGCTTTCCGTGGCATATTTGCGGGGGCATCCTCTGTACGATCCTCTCCGCGACCACCCGCGGTTCCAGGCGCTGATCGAAAAGTACGAGAAGGAACATGGAACCTGA
- a CDS encoding protein kinase produces the protein MEPDDDKTQTHVVLTQGTQVGHYKIIEKIGAGGMGEVYLAEDTELGRKVALKFLPPHLCQEEDCRKRFKREAQAAAKLSHPNIIHVYEVSEHQGRPFFAMEHVEGRSLREFSAEKDLPIEQILELGIQICEGVHDAHEKGVTHRDIKPSNILIDSHGRAKIVDFGLASVVGSDQLTRTGSTLGTVGYMSPEQVQGKPIDHRSDLFSLGVVLYELITKQNPFKRDSEAATLKAVSDDTAHPMARYRADVPDGLQAIIDKALEKDVKTRYQHADGMLSDLMRIKRSLESGQSAISVSSPDPHLRQTWWGAGALIVIVGVVAVLLTKPWSTKTDADRSGTVMLAVLPFENLGDPEDEYFADGVTEEITTSLARLSGLGVISRTSAIQYKDTDKSLRQIGKELKVDYVLEGTIRWDKSGANNRVRINPQLIRVADDLHLWADRYDAILMDIFAVQSTIAREVAAALDVALLQSERIGLADRPEVDPKAYDYYLRGKQYFSIARYRQDELRTAEQMHLKAIELAPAFAPPYAELGGLYTEIHWDGIDTTQIILDSAKALIDIAVGLAPESPEPYQALGWYYYHGLHDFDRALDAFSTVLQRQPNNSLAIASVAWVERRQGKWEKAVDGLLRAVQLDPREPWYYHELGNTYNSSHRFEQAIVSYEQAIDLEPDNEWAFFGKSWAVLNATGDPEAALQVINEGFVFSPRSASLIFLAVYCNLCTGNYQRALDLMTGPKDVFLWQYQDGVDYYYMKGMTYALMQQPDVARPYLDSARIIIESMVSTDPDVAADQSYLGKIYAALGRNAEAIAAARRGVELLPVSIDALDGPDRIWDLATVYTRVGERDLAIDQLDSLFLIPSEVSVNWLKIAPEFIPLRDHPRFQALIEKYEKEHGT, from the coding sequence ATGGAACCTGACGACGACAAGACGCAGACTCACGTGGTCCTGACACAGGGCACACAGGTCGGTCACTACAAGATCATCGAAAAGATCGGTGCCGGTGGAATGGGTGAGGTCTATCTGGCTGAGGATACCGAACTGGGTCGTAAGGTAGCGCTCAAGTTCTTGCCGCCGCATTTGTGCCAGGAGGAAGACTGTCGGAAGAGGTTCAAGCGTGAGGCTCAGGCCGCCGCCAAACTGAGCCATCCCAACATCATTCATGTCTACGAAGTCTCAGAGCATCAGGGCCGTCCATTCTTTGCCATGGAGCATGTTGAGGGCCGGTCCCTGCGGGAGTTTTCTGCTGAAAAAGACCTGCCTATCGAACAGATTCTTGAATTGGGTATCCAGATATGCGAAGGAGTGCACGACGCGCACGAAAAGGGCGTGACGCACCGGGATATCAAGCCATCAAATATCCTCATTGACTCACATGGCAGGGCGAAGATCGTCGACTTCGGTCTGGCATCCGTGGTAGGATCAGATCAGCTAACCAGGACCGGTTCCACTCTGGGTACGGTTGGCTATATGTCACCGGAGCAGGTGCAGGGGAAACCGATCGACCATCGCAGTGATCTGTTCTCGCTCGGCGTGGTCCTATACGAGTTGATTACCAAACAGAATCCGTTCAAGCGTGACAGTGAGGCGGCTACGCTAAAGGCGGTGAGTGATGACACGGCGCATCCCATGGCACGATATAGAGCCGATGTCCCGGATGGCCTGCAAGCTATCATTGACAAAGCCTTGGAGAAGGACGTCAAGACGCGCTACCAGCATGCGGACGGGATGCTGTCTGATCTCATGCGAATCAAACGGTCACTGGAATCGGGGCAATCAGCAATATCAGTGTCGTCACCCGATCCCCATTTGAGGCAAACATGGTGGGGTGCAGGTGCTCTGATTGTCATTGTAGGCGTGGTTGCGGTCTTGCTAACCAAACCATGGAGCACGAAAACTGACGCAGATCGATCCGGGACGGTCATGCTGGCCGTGCTGCCCTTCGAGAACCTGGGTGATCCGGAAGATGAGTACTTTGCGGATGGTGTCACGGAAGAGATCACTACAAGTCTTGCGCGCCTGTCCGGTTTGGGTGTTATCTCGCGTACCAGTGCCATACAGTACAAGGACACAGACAAGAGCTTGCGGCAGATCGGGAAGGAACTCAAGGTGGATTACGTCCTTGAGGGGACTATCCGCTGGGACAAGTCGGGAGCTAATAACAGGGTGCGGATCAATCCGCAATTGATTCGGGTGGCTGATGACCTGCACCTGTGGGCAGACCGTTACGATGCTATCCTGATGGACATATTCGCAGTGCAGTCTACGATTGCTCGCGAGGTGGCCGCCGCACTTGACGTGGCGCTCTTGCAGTCAGAGCGGATAGGGCTCGCTGACCGGCCCGAGGTTGATCCTAAGGCATACGATTATTACCTGCGGGGCAAGCAGTATTTCTCAATAGCCCGCTACCGTCAGGATGAATTGCGGACCGCAGAGCAGATGCACCTCAAGGCTATTGAGCTGGCGCCCGCATTCGCTCCCCCTTATGCCGAACTCGGCGGCCTTTACACGGAGATACACTGGGATGGCATCGATACTACTCAGATAATACTAGATAGTGCCAAAGCACTCATTGATATTGCAGTCGGTCTGGCGCCCGAGTCCCCTGAACCCTACCAGGCACTCGGCTGGTACTACTACCACGGTCTGCATGATTTCGATCGTGCCCTCGACGCCTTTTCCACGGTGCTGCAACGACAACCAAACAACAGCCTTGCTATCGCCAGTGTGGCCTGGGTTGAGCGGCGACAGGGCAAGTGGGAGAAGGCAGTTGACGGCCTGCTCCGAGCTGTGCAACTGGACCCCCGAGAGCCCTGGTACTACCACGAGCTGGGCAATACCTACAATAGCAGTCACCGCTTTGAACAAGCTATTGTCAGCTATGAGCAGGCTATTGATCTCGAACCTGACAATGAATGGGCTTTTTTTGGAAAATCGTGGGCGGTACTAAACGCCACAGGTGACCCGGAGGCGGCCCTGCAGGTGATTAACGAAGGCTTCGTCTTTAGTCCCCGTTCAGCTTCGCTCATTTTCTTGGCAGTCTATTGTAATCTCTGTACCGGCAACTACCAACGTGCGCTCGACCTGATGACCGGTCCAAAGGACGTTTTCTTATGGCAATACCAGGATGGAGTAGACTACTATTATATGAAGGGCATGACATATGCACTGATGCAACAACCAGATGTGGCGCGTCCGTACCTCGACTCGGCCCGTATCATCATAGAAAGTATGGTCTCGACCGACCCGGATGTCGCTGCCGATCAAAGTTACTTGGGTAAGATTTATGCGGCCCTCGGCCGAAATGCCGAAGCCATTGCCGCCGCACGGCGCGGCGTTGAATTGCTCCCGGTTAGTATCGATGCCCTCGATGGCCCGGACCGCATTTGGGACCTGGCAACGGTATACACCCGCGTTGGCGAACGTGATCTGGCTATCGACCAGTTGGATTCCCTTTTCCTTATTCCCAGCGAAGTATCCGTCAACTGGCTGAAGATTGCCCCGGAGTTTATCCCCCTCCGTGACCACCCGCGCTTCCAGGCGCTGATCGAGAAGTATGAGAAGGAACATGGGACCTGA